The following proteins are encoded in a genomic region of Sesamum indicum cultivar Zhongzhi No. 13 linkage group LG8, S_indicum_v1.0, whole genome shotgun sequence:
- the LOC105169120 gene encoding thiamine biosynthetic bifunctional enzyme TH1, chloroplastic — MGFHVCSQALSSAPIHHQFRYIHSISRGVRRAGVSNLRAMQQEEELKPPGRVRVPHVLTVAGSDSGAGAGIQADMKACAARGVYCSTVVTAVTAQNTVGVQGVNIVTEEFVREQLKSVLSDMRPDVVKTGMLPSPGIVKVLCQSLKEFQVGALVVDPVMVSTSGDVLAGSSVLASFREELLPLADIVTPNLREASALLGGAPLETVADMHSAAKSIHNIGPRNVLVKGGDLPSSSDAVDVLFDGKEFYEFRSTRVNTSNTHGTGCTLASSIAAELARGSSVLSAIKIAKHYVESALDYSKDILIGGGHQGPFDHLMKLKNSAPDLCARRLFSPNDLLLYAVTDSRMNKKWGRSMRDAVKSAIEGGATIVQLREKDADTRDFLEAAKTCVEICRSHGVPLLINDRIDIALACDADGVHVGQSDMPARVARTILGPDKIIGVSCKTPEQAEKAWIDGADYIGCGGVYPTNTKENNLTVGLDGLKTVCLESKLPVVAIGGFGISNVRPVMELGVPNLKGVAVVSALFDRESVSTETQNLLKVIIGST, encoded by the exons ATGGGGTTTCACGTGTGTTCCCAAGCGCTCTCCTCCGCTCCCATTCATCATCAATTCCGATACATACACTCAATTTCACGAGGGGTTCGTCGAGCTGGGGTTTCCAATCTGAGAGCAATGCAGCAAGAAGAGGAGCTAAAGCCGCCTGGTAGAGTTCGAGTTCCTCATGTCCTGACTGTTGCTGGCTCCGATTCCGGCGCCGGCGCTGGCATACAAGCGGACATGAAGGCTTGCGCCGCGCGCGGGGTTTATTGCTCAACTGTTGTCACCGCCGTTACTGCGCAGAACACTGTCGGAGTTCAG GGAGTGAATATTGTTACGGAGGAATTTGTTAGAGAGCAATTGAAGTCGGTGCTGTCAGATATGCGTCCTGATGTT GTGAAAACAGGTATGCTGCCTTCACCTGGTATAGTCAAGGTCCTCTGTCAGAGCCTAAAGGAGTTCCAAGTTGGAG CTTTGGTGGTTGATCCTGTCATGGTATCTACAAGTGGTGATGTATTGGCTGGTTCCTCGGTGCTGGCTAGCTTTAG GGAGGAGCTTCTTCCTCTGGCAGATATAGTAACTCCTAATCTAAGAGAGGCATCTGCTTTACTCGGTGGTGCACCATTGGAAACAGTTGCTGATATGCATTCTGCTGCGAAGTCTATACATAATATTGGCCCTCG GAATGTACTCGTGAAAGGAGGTGACCTTCCCTCATCCTCTGATGCTGTTGATGTTCTATTTGATG GTAAGGAGTTCTATGAGTTTCGCTCAACGCGGGTAAACACTTCGAATACCCATGGGACTGGCTGTACCTTGGCATCCTCTATAGCTGCTGAACTAGCTAGAGGTTCTTCTGTGCTCTCTGCTATTAAG ATAGCAAAGCACTATGTTGAGTCAGCGTTGGACTATAGTAAGGACATTCTCATTGGAGGAGGACATCAAGGTCCCTTTGACCATTTGATGAAGCTGAAGAACAGTGCCCCCGATCTATGTGCGCGCCGACTGTTTAGTCCGAACGATCTTCTCTTGTATGCCGTCACAGACTCAAGGATGAATAAAAAGTGGGGCCGTTCCATGAGGGATGCTGTCAAATCTGCCATAGAAGGAGGAGCAACTATAGTTCAGCTGAG AGAAAAGGATGCTGACACCCGGGATTTTCTGGAAGCAGCCAAAACATGTGTGGAAATATGCCGCAGCCATGGTGTACCTTTGCTGATTAATGACAGAATCGATATTGCTCTTGCTTGTGATGCCGATGGAGTTCACGTTGGCCAGTCCGACATGCCCGCTCGTGTTGCCCGGACTATCCTCGGTCCCGACAAAATCATCGGTGTATCTTGCAAAACACCAGAACAAGCCGAGAAAGCATGGATTGATGGGGCCGATTACATTGGCTGCGGTGGTGTCTATCCaacaaatacaaaagaaaacaatctCACCGTGGGCTTGGACGGGCTGAAAACTGTATGTTTGGAATCCAAGTTGCCTGTGGTTGCCATTGGCGGCTTTGGCATTTCAAATGTAAGACCCGTTATGGAATTAGGTGTTCCAAATCTGAAAGGAGTTGCAGTCGTATCTGCTCTCTTTGACAGGGAATCCGTTTCGACTGAGACCCAAAATTTGCTGAAAGTGATCATCGGCTCTACCTAG
- the LOC105169121 gene encoding ATP-dependent DNA helicase Q-like 4A, whose amino-acid sequence MMKEMHARGSNLNGDLKSSHKLHKVNWSEHANAQNNFLSQDKFLSSNFLFSLSTQKPQIDGAMAARSMVCQVQGAKMHNTQLEKAWQLLSSLQLSSRNYTKPGKSLPLSKDVNAFISQISRRTTKKCSSVLKSTVAESNQNYERFSGGDVKTSEPNKNLGNSFPSHIFEVEEARQVMVGQKGSHPLMTDGLQRQTINCVASKSKMHATAANGPKSASTDGIDEDDILENIDVDQIVLDHYQSTPQPSISKLPPITPHTNKNNFPIPXXXKLPPELSLMCSHNCKLGFCPEASGHLQAMKDTLIAISNDLIDNVDEMSSEKIEILRQERQQLKKQIQQLEIYLHTTSVHEERKISQFSASTATPMAFQYETPPTVPFRIDPTRLDFQFQANNELRGLDRWGSSSMSSYSTDGFSVSTAPLEREPYVPKYIEINYIDGSTDKKWSSREFAWTKKLETNNKKVFGNHSFRPNQREVINATMSGYDVFVLMPTGGGKSLTYQLPALVCPGITLVISPLVSLIQDQIMHLLQANIPAAYLSANMEWTEQQEILRELNSDYCKYKLLYVTPEKVAKSDALLRQLERLHARESLARIVIDEAHCVSQWGHDFRPDYQGLGILKQKFPTIPVLALTATATMSVKEDVVQALGLVNCIVFRQSFNRPNLRYSVVPKTKKCVEDIDKFIRENHFDECGIIYCLSRMDCEKVAEKLQEFGHKAAFYHGSMDSAQRAMIQKQWSKDEINIICATVAFGMGINKPDVRFVIHHSLPKSIEGYHQECGRAGRDGQPSSCVLYYSYSDYIRVKHMISQGEQTPFASGYNRGSTAPSGRLLETNTENLLRMVSYCENDIDCRRLLQLIHFGEKFDSLNCQKTCDNCLKNQSCVEKDVTEIAKQLVELVKITRQQFSTAHLLEVYRGSLSQFVKKHRHETLSLHAAGKHLAKGEASRVLRHLVIEDILVEDVKKSDIYGSVSSVVKVNESKAYNLFAGGQIIKLRFPSSVKASKSGRSEATPAKGSLTSQKQNPAQMAEPAQQPHSEVDLNLSAKLYSSLRMLRTVLVKEAGEGVMAYHIFGNATLQQISKRIPRNKDELLEINGIGKAKITKYGDRILETIEATIRDYYKDKNSSSSNDSTDSKRRRHATNGSNEDDFTESTGRTKKRLTKKQSQTSNSTDHACVVIDDQFEDINFDDNLFDVEVSEVDQGSGGRVLPSWSTSENEVRS is encoded by the exons ATGATGAAGGAAATGCATGCCAG GGGAAGCAACTTGAATGGCGATTTGAAATCTAGCCACAAATTGCATAAAGTGAATTGGTCAGAACACGCAAATGCGCAGAATAACTTCTTGAGCCAAGATAAATTCTTGAGTTCAAACTTCCTCTTCTCTTTGTCAACTCAAAAACCTCAAATTGATGGAGCTATGGCTGCAAG GTCTATGGTTTGTCAAGTTCAGGGAGCTAAAATGCACAACACACAACTTGAAAAG GCTTGGCAGCTTCTCTCAAGCCTTCAGTTATCTTCCagaaattataccaaacctggAAAAAGTCTTCCTCTATCCAAGGATGTAAATGCATTCATATCTCAGATTTCAAGACGAACAACTAAAAAATGCTCATCCGTTTTGAAAAGCACAGTTGCAGAATCTAATCAGAACTATGAAAGATTCAGTGGAGGTGATGTAAAAACCAGTGAACCCAATAAGAACTTGGGAAACTCTTTTCCGTCCCATATTTTTGAGGTTGAGGAAGCTAGACAGGTTATGGTTGGGCAGAAGGGTTCACACCCACTGATGACAGATGGACTGCAAAGACAAACCATCAATTGTGTTGCCAGTAAATCTAAGATGCATGCAACTGCAGCAAATGGTCCCAAGTCTGCTTCTACTGATGGCATCGATGAGGACGACATTCTTGAG AATATTGATGTGGACCAGATAGTTTTGGATCATTATCAGTCAACGCCTCAACCGTCAATCTCTAAACTTCCACCAATTACTCcacatacaaataaaaataattttccaattCCTNNNNNNN GGAAATTGCCTCCTGAATTGTCCTTGATGTGTAGTCACAACTGTAAG CTAGGATTTTGTCCTGAAGCTTCAGGGCACCTGCAAGCCATGAAGGATACTCTAATAGCCATATCAAATGATCTTATAGACAATGTAGATGAGATGAGTTCGGAGAAAATAGAGATCCTTCGTCAAGAAAG GCAGCAGCTGAAGAAACAAATTCAGCAACTTGAGATATATCTTCACACTACATCAGTCCATGAGGAAAGAAAGATTTCACAATTTTCTGCATCCACAGCAACTCCTATGGCGTTTCAGTATGAGACCCCTCCAACAGTGCCATTTAGAATTGATCCCACAAGGCTTGATTTCCAGTTCCAAGCAAACAATGAGCTGCGCGGGTTGGATAGATGGGGTTCGTCATCCATGTCAAGTTATTCCACTGATGGGTTTAGTGTTTCAACTGCCCCATTAGAGAGAGAACCATATGTCCCCAAGTATATTGAGATCAATTACATAGATGGTTCAACTGACAAAAAGTGGAGTAGTAGAGAATTTGCTTGGACAAAGAAGCTAGAG acaaacaacaaaaaagtgTTTGGCAACCATTCCTTCCGCCCAAACCAGAGAGAGGTGATCAATGCTACAATGAGTGGATATGATGTATTTGTTTTAATGCCAACTGGAGGTGGAAAAAGTCTGACTTATCAG CTTCCTGCCCTTGTATGTCCTGGGATAACTTTAGTCATTTCACCCCTTGTTTCACTTATCCAAGATCAAATAATGCATCTACTGCAG GCAAATATACCTGCTGCTTATCTAAGCGCCAACATGGAGTGGACAGAGCAGCAGGAGATTCTCAGGGAGCTTAATTCAGATTACTGCAAGTACAAACTGTTGTATGTAACCCCAGAGAAAGTTGCTAA AAGTGATGCCCTACTGCGTCAGTTGGAGAGACTACATGCTCGTGAATCTCTTGCTCGGATTGTCATTGATGAAGCTCATTGTGTCAGCCAATGGGGACATGATTTTAGACCGGATTACCAG GGTCTTGGTATATTGAAACAAAAGTTTCCGACTATACCTGTGTTGGCCTTAACTGCTACTGCTACTATGAGTGTAAAGGAAGATGTTGTGCAAGCTCTTGGTCTAGTTAATTGCATTGTTTTTAGGCAAAGTTTTAATCGTCCAAACTTAAG ATATTCTGTTGTTCCCAAGACTAAGAAGTGTGTAGAAGATATTGACAAATTTATCAGAGAGAATCATTTCGATGAATGTGGGATCATTTACTGTCTTTCTAGAATGGATTGTGAAAAAGTTGCTGAAAAGTTACAG GAATTTGGACACAAAGCAGCCTTTTACCATGGCAGCATGGACTCTGCTCAGCGTGCAATGATTCAGAAACAGTGGAGCAAGGATGAGATCAACATAATATGTGCAACAGTAGCATTCGGGATGG GTATCAATAAGCCTGATGTTCGGTTTGTCATTCACCATTCTCTTCCAAAATCCATTGAAGGCTACCATCAG GAGTGTGGCCGTGCAGGTAGGGATGGTCAGCCTTCATCCTGTGTTCTGTACTACAGTTATAGTGATTAC ATTCGTGTAAAGCATATGATTAGTCAAGGTGAGCAAACTCCCTTTGCATCTGGATATAATCGTGGAAGTACGGCACCCTCAGGGAGGTTATTGGAGACAAACACTGAGAATCTCCTAAGGATG GTTAGCTACTGTGAAAATGATATTGATTGTCGACGTCTCCTACAGCTGATtcattttggagaaaaatttgATTCTCTAAACTGCCAGAAAACATGTGATAATTGTTTGAAGAATCAAAGCTGTGTGGAGAAAGATGTGACTGAGATAGCCAAGCAACTG GTTGAATTGGTAAAGATAACAAGACAGCAGTTTTCGACTGCCCATCTCTTGGAGGTCTACAGAGGCTCCTTAAGCCAATTC GTCAAGAAACACAGGCATGAGACTTTGAGTTTGCATGCAGCTGGAAAACATTTGGCCAAGGGTGAAGCATCTCGTGTACTCCGTCATCTGGTCATTGAAGACATTCTTGTTGAGGATGTAAAGAAGAGTGACATATATGGATCAGTATCATCAGTGGTGAAG GTGAATGAATCCAAGGCTTACAATCTCTTCGCTGGTGGccagattattaaattaag ATTCCCTTCTTCTGTTAAAGCATCTAAATCAGGTCGGTCGGAAGCCACTCCAGCAAAAGGCTCACTAACATCACAAAAGCAAAACCCTGCACAGATGGCTGAACCAGCCCAACAACCGCACTCTGAAGTGGATTTG AACCTTTCAGCCAAACTATATTCGTCATTGCGAATGCTTAGAACTGTTCTTGTCAAGGAAGCTGGAGAAGGGGTGATGGCATATCACATTTTTGG AAATGCTACATTACAGCAGATCAGTAAGAGAATACCCAGAAATAAAGACGAACTTCTCGAGATTAATGGTATCGGCAA GGCAAAGATTACCAAATATGGAGATCGTATACTGGAAACCATCGAAGCTACAATCCGGGACTATTACAAAGACaaaaacagcagcagcagcaacgaTAGCACCGATTCAAAGAGGAGAAGACATGCCACTAACGGCTCCAATGAGGATGACTTCACTGAGAGCACTGGCCGGACCAAGAAAAGGTTAACTAAGAAGCAGAGCCAAACATCCAATTCAACTGATCATGCATGTGTTGTTATCGACGACCAATTTGAGGATATAAACTTTGATGACAACTTATTTGATGTCGAAGTTAGTGAAGTTGATCAGGGTAGTGGTGGAAGAGTTCTACCTTCATGGTCAACCTCAGAAAATGAGGTTCGTAGTTGA
- the LOC105169123 gene encoding E3 ubiquitin-protein ligase RNF170, whose product MKSWIFFSGSRDINPNPEADDLRVGETSGGGEAPATEETEASIERETVAGTADGEADPTSTPTTSGEGERRRALMEEPPTDDVCPICFGGFDVPCRAPCGHWYCGSCILQYWNFNTSMQPCKCPMCSQLITKLMPQASLHQRREVETTKVLQNVGRYNRLFVGGISGFMLKFLAIPLYIKRMCYEMLNPDRPGVYLHEMRVIALFLGILYSFVPFDFLRIGRRNIIDVFDYSAFALSFILYLVGLYLRRRRLRNVRELVDNQAGHD is encoded by the exons ATGAAATCCTGGATTTTCTTCTCTGGCAGCCGGGATATCAATCCGAATCCGGAAGCCGATGATCTCCGCGTCGGGGAGACGAGTGGGGGAGGAGAAGCGCCGGCCACGGAGGAAACGGAGGCCTCTATCGAGAGAGAAACAGTTGCGGGAACTGCAGATGGTGAGGCCGATCCGACGTCAACCCCGACGACGTCTGGTGAGGGGGAGAGGAGAAGGGCGTTGATGGAGGAGCCACCCACTGATGACGTATGCCCTATTTGCTTCGGGGGTTTTGACGTTCCGTGCCGGGCGCCTTGTGGTCACTGGTACTGCG GAAGCTGTATTCTGCAGTACTGGAACTTTAATACTTCAATGCAGCCATGCAAGTGTCCTATGTGCTCGCAGCTCATAACTAAATTGATGCCTCAGGCATCATTGCATCAAAGACGTGAAGTGGAGACTACTAAAGTTTTACAGAATGTTGGCCGCTATAACCGCTTATTTGTCGGTGGCATTTCTGGATTTATGCTG AAATTTCTTGCTATTCCATTGTACATAAAGAGAATGTGCTATGAGATGCTGAATCCTGACAGGCCTGGCGTTTATCTCCATGAGATGCGAGTAATTGCA TTGTTCCTTGGAATACTCTACTCTTTCGTCCCCTTTGATTTCCTCCGAATAG GTCGTAGGAACATCATAGATGTGTTTGATTACTCTGCCTTCGCTCTCTCATTCATCTTGTATCTGGTTGGCCTGTATCTCCGTCGAAGGCGTCTAAGAAATGTTAGAGAGTTAGTTGACAACCAGGCAGGGCACGATTAA
- the LOC105169122 gene encoding E3 ubiquitin-protein ligase RNF170-like produces MVLLGNEGRATQNLVSRKAHQEMEMKMENDILCGKRFHPEMEDDNSNDEEEHVGGGSGNGIEEEIDDRVGGFNKDIPPVDDVCPICFDRFIIPCRSNCGHWFCASCILQFWLFRSSIKPCKCPLCSCRIVNLKPETSQLIQPPDDIVEVLKKVHQYNGLYISGLLGAFHRLLALPLFMGRVFRVLIDPDGLRCTYYIMRLLGLFLALIYERGEYEFIPTGGLGIQRTFDVGASVLVISLFFIGMGYRYVLRYRARRFAAMQTWDG; encoded by the exons ATGGTTTTGCTTGGGAATGAGGGGAGAGCAACCCAGAATCTTGTTTCAAGAAAAGCCCATCAAGAGatggaaatgaaaatggaaaatgacaTTCTTTGTGGAAAAAGATTTCATCCGGAGATGGAAGATGACAACTCTAATGATGAAGAAGAGCATGTGGGAGGTGGGAGTGGAAATGGGATTGAGGAGGAGATTGATGATAGAGTTGGAGGGTTCAACAAAGATATCCCTCCGGTTGATGATGTGTGCCCCATCTGCTTTGACAGGTTCATCATCCCCTGCAGATCGAATTGTGGTCACTGGTTCTGTG CGAGCTGCATCTTGCAGTTCTGGTTGTTCCGATCATCGATTAAACCATGCAAGTGTCCCTTGTGCTCTTGCCGGATAGTTAACTTGAAACCAGAAACGTCTCAGCTCATCCAACCGCCAGATGATATTGTTGAGGTCCTTAAAAAGGTCCACCAGTATAATGGCCTCTACATCAGCGGACTGCTTGGCGCTTTCCAT AGATTACTAGCATTGCCACTGTTCATGGGGAGGGTATTTAGAGTCCTAATAGATCCTGATGGCTTGAGATGCACCTACTACATTATGCGCCTTCTTGGG TTGTTTCTGGCCTTGATCTACGAAAGAGGGGAATACGAGTTCATACCTACCG GTGGTCTCGGGATCCAGAGAACGTTCGATGTGGGTGCAAGCGTGCTAGTCATCAGTCTCTTTTTCATTGGTATGGGGTACAGATACGTGCTCAGATATCGCGCAAGACGTTTTGCAGCCATGCAAACTTGGGATGGTTGA
- the LOC105169119 gene encoding serine/threonine-protein kinase SRK2A produces MEKYELVKDIGSGNFGVARLMRNKETKELVAMKYMERGHKIDENVAREIINHRSLRHPNIIRFKEVVLTPTHLAIVMEYAAGGELFERICNAGRFSEDEARYFFQQLISGVNYCHSMQICHRDLKLENTLLDGSPAPRLKICDFGYSKSSLLHSRPKSTVGTPAYIAPEVLSRREYDGKLADVWSCGVTLYVMLVGAYPFEDQEDPKNFRKTIQRIMAVQYRIPDYVHISQDCRHLLSRIFVATASRRISIKEIKSHPWFLKNLPRELTDVAQAAYYRKEDPTYCLQSVEEIMKIVEEAKTPPPASRSIGGFGWGGEEEEDKEEDVEEEEEEEDEYDKQVKAAHASGEVRVT; encoded by the exons ATGGAAAAATACGAACTTGTGAAGGATATAGGGTCTGGAAATTTTGGTGTGGCCAGGCTTATGAGAAACAAGGAGACTAAGGAGCTTGTGGCCATGAAATACATGGAAAGAGGACACAAG ATTGATGAGAATGTGGCTAGGGAGATCATAAATCATCGATCACTTCGGCATCCGAACATAATTCGGTTCAAGGAG GTGGTTTTGACGCCTACCCATCTAGCCATTGTCATGGAGTATGCTGCTGGTGGAGAGCTCTTTGAGAGAATCTGTAATGCTGGACGATTTAGTGAGGATGAG GCCAGGTACTTCTTTCAACAGCTTATATCTGGAGTGAACTACTGCCACTCCATG CAAATTTGCCATCGCGATTTGAAGCTGGAGAACACCCTTCTGGACGGAAGCCCTGCTCCACGACTGAAAATCTGTGATTTTGGCTACTCAAAG TCATCTCTGCTTCATTCAAGGCCCAAATCAACAGTTGGCACTCCTGCTTATATTGCTCCGGAGGTTCTGTCTAGAAGAGAATATGATGGCAAG TTGGCTGATGTATGGTCGTGTGGTGTGACACTCTATGTTATGCTGGTTGGAGCATATCCTTTTGAAGATCAAGAAGATCCAAAGAACTTCAGGAAAACTATCCAA AGGATAATGGCTGTTCAGTACAGGATTCCCGATTATGTCCACATTTCTCAGGATTGTAGGCATCTTCTGTCTCGCATATTTGTTGCAACTGCGTCCAGG AGAATTAGcataaaagaaatcaaatcaCACCCATGGTTTCTGAAGAATTTACCAAGGGAATTAACGGATGTAGCGCAAGCAGCATACTACCGCAAAGAAGACCCCACCTATTGCCTTCAATCTGTGGAGGAGATCATGAAAATTGTGGAAGAGGCTAAAACCCCTCCTCCAGCCTCCCGTTCAATTGGAGGCTTTGGCTGGGGAGGCGAAGAAGAGGAGGATAAAGAGGAAGATGtagaagaggaggaagaagaagaagacgaGTATGATAAACAAGTTAAAGCCGCTCATGCAAGTGGAGAAGTGCGTGTGACCTGA